A single region of the Idiomarinaceae bacterium HL-53 genome encodes:
- a CDS encoding transcriptional regulator, XRE family, whose translation MAKALPITNQVRELREAIELTQGELGERVGVTRQTIAAIEQRRYSPSLEVAFRIAHVFQAPLETVFQFQPDEN comes from the coding sequence GTGGCTAAGGCGCTTCCTATCACGAATCAAGTAAGAGAGTTACGGGAAGCGATTGAGCTCACCCAGGGCGAACTGGGCGAGCGGGTTGGCGTAACACGGCAAACCATCGCAGCTATCGAGCAAAGGAGATACTCACCCTCACTCGAAGTTGCCTTTCGTATTGCCCATGTGTTTCAAGCTCCATTAGAAACCGTGTTTCAATTTCAGCCTGATGAAAATTAA